In a genomic window of Chaetodon trifascialis isolate fChaTrf1 chromosome 8, fChaTrf1.hap1, whole genome shotgun sequence:
- the zhx3b gene encoding zinc fingers and homeoboxes protein 3: MASKRKSTTPCMIPSKIIRPAEEVEQDSPVLLQQSRISGGGRHSPLDPGESSKPEAGDAVKDGAGTYTCKPCNFETHDLNLFLDHVYSGHPDFRADPSFFCMSCGVSAPKFEGLALHNARVHPSTLNTTLQLRKRDRRVVVEQNLVAGAETGKDSEISITKTPIMRMLKGKSEPKRIVVSHPASDELSSEPLSVSASRETERKETAAVTVTHVPTIVHNGTTKVTLPSAIQIVNGSGALPMLKTPITQVVSVVQSRSLHQSAPITASSNISSTSTSSSSKNLPKVMIPLSSIPTYSASMDSSSFLKTSFSKFPYPTKAELCYLTVVTKFPEEQIKIWFTAQRLKQGISWSPEEIEEARRKMFNTIIQTAPSSSHNHTQSQRNPAQHTITVLPASLGATGIPHILQGSLVSQGGVIVTQPVMANGIQVSSAPVALAVTPKPQAAARPMMQARPAAALVADKGISMVVGTVGSSSTGSTIISSNSNRSGGGGTSSIITSSQPSVINLSLGSSNHSNAKGSSVNGKHSTANADCNDKSNSNVTSHVNAKNTDISKANNTSIVQGENKVTTGSKNTTDSKSNNSNRKSGSDGQKSKDTNGSSSKNDTSSTSTDDVDPTGSDSPTIQMEEASSPASKSSSPSPVAPQSSTPGSRTPVNAFLDPSFYKGKKSQEQLNALKDSFQLSQFPDQEEVDRLISLTGLTVREVRKWFSDRRYHFRNLKGTRTSSGGQNKSGTASGAGSGSSTPGSSSAGSSNPVDLSESSSSSGAKTPQHSSAPLSPTASQTPTSPTTPSRRLPRPPSPDFTAIRYKEREPHQVKALEASFALDSDPSGEEVDRLRSETKMTRREIHGWFADRRKRVAAEKKKEEAERALREEAEETEVDGEERQKEDGSGELKVNPIKINLKMLKVTEANGKAEGEGLDIPTLPLQSSSTPTSSPGPTPSSNPKPSQSSTPAHKRSHSPKPAAIRGKKTAEQLQMLKLVYARTQWPSATQYDELISATGLPRPEVVRWFGDCRYMQKNSQLKWLEEYQNMALEEDLQKGNPQILQAHLDIHGRLEESQLQELAQASGLTADLVRHWFSTKASLPRVEQTADAHVARPRPVAPGAAAEPQTTGSSPLEPQPGGGTEEKMEQSVCGVATEAEEDNTDKTVKPTKGTD, encoded by the exons ATGGCGAGCAAGAGGAAGTCTACGACTCCTTGCATGATCCCCAGCAAGATCATACGCCCAGCAGAGGAGGTTGAACAGGACTCTCCTGTTCTTCTGCAGCAATCCAGGATTTCTGGAGGGGGCAGACATAGCCCGCTTGACCCAGGAGAGTCTTCCAAACCAGAGGCGGGGGACGCTGTCAAAGATGGTGCTGGCACTTACACCTGTAAGCCTTGTAACTTTGAAACCCATGACCTTAACTTGTTCTTGGATCATGTGTACTCCGGGCACCCAGACTTCCGGGCAGACCCCAGCTTCTTTTGCATGAGTTGTGGGGTTTCGGCGCCCAAATTTGAGGGGCTGGCCCTGCATAACGCCAGGGTTCACCCCAGCACACTGAACACGACTctgcagctgaggaagagggaCAGGAGAGTAGTGGTGGAGCAGAATCTGGTGGCTGGGGCAGAGACAGGGAAGGACAGTGAGATTTCTATCACCAAAACTCCAATTATGAGGATGCTGAAGGGCAAATCGGAGCCAAAACGGATAGTGGTTTCTCATCCAGCCTCCGACGAGCTTTCCTCCGAaccactctctgtctctgcctccagagagactgagagaaaagagactgCTGCAGTGACAGTCACCCATGTTCCCACAATTGTCCACAATGGAACGACCAAGGTGACTCTTCCCTCAGCAATCCAGATAGTTAATGGCTCTGGAGCATTACCGATGCTGAAGACACCCATCACACAG GTGGTCTCAGTGGTTCAAAGCAGAAGCCTTCATCAGTCTGCTCCAATCACAGCATCTTCAAATATTTCCTCCACTTCcacatcttcttcttccaaaaATCTCCCCAAG GTGATGATTCCTTTGAGCAGCATCCCAACCTACAGTGCCTCCATGGACTCCTCTTCCTTCTTGAAGACCTCCTTCAGCAAGTTCCCGTACCCCACAAAGGCTGAACTCTGCTACCTGACCGTCGTCACAAAGTTCCCTGAAGAGCAGATCAAGATCTGGTTCACAGCCCAGAGGCTCAAACAAGGGATCAGCTGGTCTCCTGAGGAGATAGAGGAGGCCAGGAGGAAGATGTTCAACACCATCATCCAGACTGCACCCTCTAGCTCGCACAACCACACCCAGAGTCAGCGTAACCCAGCCCAGCACACAATCACAGTCCTGCCTGCCTCACTGGGGGCTACTGGGATCCCTCACATCCTGCAGGGCTCTCTTGTCAGCCAAGGAGGGGTAATCGTCACACAGCCCGTAATGGCAAACGGTATCCAGGTTAGCAGCGCTCCTGTGGCCCTGGCTGTCACGCCTAAGCCCCAAGCAGCAGCCCGCCCCATGATGCAGGCCCGACCTGCTGCAGCCCTGGTGGCAGACAAAGGCATTAGCATGGTGGTGGGTACAGTGGGCAGCAGCAGTACTGGGAGCACCATCATTAGCAGTAATAGTAATAGGAGTGGGGGAGGGGGCACTAGCAGTATTATTACTAGCAGTCAACCAAGTGTAATCAACCTTAGTCTGGGAAGcagtaatcatagtaatgctaAGGGGAGCAGTGTCAATGgtaaacacagcactgctaATGCAGACTGCAATGACAAAAGCAATAGTAATGTTACCAGCCACGTAAATGCTAAGAACACTGATATCAGCAAAGCCAACAACACCAGCATTGTGCAGGGTGAAAACAAAGTAACCACAGGAAGCAAAAACACCACTGACAGCAAATCTAACAACAGTAACCGCAAATCAGGCAGTGACGGACAGAAGAGCAAAGACACCAACGGTAGCAGCAGCAAAAATGACACATCCAGCACAAGCACAGATGATGTCGACCCCACCGGCAGTGACTCTCCAACCATCCAAATGGAGGAGGCGTCTTCCCCTGCCTCAAAGTCTTCTTCCCCCTCTCCTGTAGCGCCTCAAAGCAGCACACCTGGCTCTCGGACACCTGTTAACGCATTCCTGGACCCGAGCTTTTACAAGGGCAAGAAGTCTCAAGAGCAGCTCAACGCTCTGAAGGACAGTTTTCAGCTCAGCCAATTTCCTGACCAGGAAGAGGTGGACCGTCTCATTTCTCTGACTGGGCTCACGGTACGAGAGGTCCGCAAGTGGTTCAGTGACCGGCGCTACCACTTTCGCAACCTCAAAGGCACACGCACCAGCTCAGGTGGGCAGAATAAATCTGGCACTGCGTCGGGAGCAGGGAGCGGTTCGAGTACACCTGGGAGCAGTAGCGCTGGCAGTTCCAACCCTGTTGATCTGTCTGAAAGTAGCAGCAGCTCTGGTGCAAAGACCCCCCAGCACAGCTCGGCACCCCTGAGCCCAACTGCATCCCAGACTCCCACCTCTCCCACCACACCTTCCCGTCGACTCCCCAGACCCCCATCTCCTGATTTCACAGCTATACGCTACAAGGAGAGAGAACCTCATCAG GTAAAGGCTCTAGAGGCCAGTTTTGCCCTGGATTCTGACCCGTCAGGAGAGGAAGTGGACAGACTGCGATCTGAGACAAAGATGACCAGAAGGGAGATCCATGGCTGGTTCGctgacaggaggaagagagtgGCAGccgagaagaagaaagaggaggcgGAGCGGGCGTTgcgagaggaggcggaggagaccGAAGTTGatggggaggagagacagaaagaggacgGTTCAGGAGAACTGAAAGTGAACCCTATTAAGATAAATCTGAAGATGCTGAAGGTGACAGAGGCTAATGGCAAAGCAGAGGGTGAAGGGTTGGATATCCCCACTTTACCGCTTCAGTCCAGCAGCACACCTACATCATCCCCAGGGCCCACCCCGTCCTCCAACCCCAAGCCATCTCAGTCCTCCACACCAGCACACAAACGATCCCACTCCCCCAAACCCGCAGCCATCCGAGGTAAGAAGactgctgagcagctgcagatgcTCAAACTAGTCTACGCTCGTACCCAGTGGCCCAGCGCTACTCAGTACGATGAACTTATCTCAGCCACTGGACTGCCCAGACCTGAGGTCGTGCGCTGGTTTGGGGACTGCCGTTACATGCAGAAGAACAGCCAGCTGAAGTGGCTGGAGGAATACCAGAACATGGCTCTGGAAGAAGACCTCCAGAAGGGAAACCCCCAGATCCTCCAGGCCCACCTTGACATCCATGGCAGGCTGGAGGAGTCACAG TTGCAGGAACTAGCACAGGCTAGTGGTTTAACCGCGGACTTGGTGCGGCACTGGTTCTCCACCAAGGCGTCTTTGCCCCGGGTGGAACAAACTGCTGATGCTCATGTGGCAAGACCAAGACCAGTTGCACCAGGTGCAGCCGCTGAGCCACAAACAACAGGATCCTCCCCTCTGGAGCCGCAGCCAGGAGGAGGGACggaggagaaaatggagcaATCGGTGTGTGGTGTCGCAACAGAAGCGGAGGAGGACAACACTGACAAGACTGTGAAACCTACTAAAG GGACTGATTGA